A stretch of Comamonadaceae bacterium M7527 DNA encodes these proteins:
- a CDS encoding formate dehydrogenase subunit alpha → MSIVKKAGSTARVAGGGHLVHSLTRAVASRMPTLDRRGFLRRSGIGVGAGLAASQLSLVRPAMAAEGAAATDGKGKVEVKRTVCTHCSVGCAIDAVVENGVWTRHEPVFDSPINLGAHCAKGAAIREHGHGDHRLRYPMKLVNGKYTRVSWDEALTEITTRMKDIQTTSGPDSLFMIASSKSNNEQGYLLRKFMAFMGTNNCDHQARICHSTTVAGVANTWGYGAMTNSYNDMRNSKAALYIGSNAAEAHPVSMLHLLAAKEAGCKVIVVDPRYTRTAAKSDQYVRLRSGTDVAFLFGLCYHIFKNGWQDQKYIDDRVWGMNAVKDEIMSKWTPENVEEVTGVPEAEMYQAAHTLAHNKPGTIVWCMGQTQHTIGNNMTRASCILQLALGNVGVEGGGANIFRGHDNVQGVTDLGPNPDSLPGYYGLAEGSWKHFCRVWDVNFDEMQARFAKDMMGAKGTTVSRWVDAVLENKDNIAQANPVKGLFFWGHAPNSQTRGLDMKRAMDALDLLVVVDPYPTATAAMAAMQTEGKVNPNRAVYLLPASTQFECSGSVTASNRSVQWREKVINPLFESLPDHVIMQAFADKLGFGDEMSKNFKMLNTEFAGKTWREPQIESILSEINKGLWTIGYTGQSPDRLKAHMRNMHLFDVKTLRATAGVDKETGYDISGDYFGLPWPCWGNPDMKHPGSPNLYQPSRHVMDGGSPFRARFGVEKDGESLLAADGSSTPGADIQMGYPEFDHSILKKLGWWDELTPEEKAAAEGKNWKTDLSGGMVRVIMKNHGCHPYGNARARTIVWNFPDPIPVHREPLYGNRPDLIAKYPTYQDFKTHWRLPTLYKSIQDKNVADNVAENFPLVMTSGRLVEYEGGGEETRSNKWLAELQQVNFVEIHPSAAASRGLREGEDVWLSTPTGARIKLQAMLTNRVPKDTVFVPFHFSGWWQGKDIVDSYPEGTAPIVRGEAVNTATTYGYDSVTMMQETKTTVCQVARA, encoded by the coding sequence ATGAGCATCGTTAAAAAAGCTGGCTCCACCGCGCGCGTCGCGGGCGGCGGCCATTTGGTTCACAGCCTCACACGCGCAGTTGCTTCGCGCATGCCCACACTTGATCGTCGCGGCTTTTTGCGTCGCTCCGGTATTGGCGTTGGTGCAGGCTTGGCCGCCAGCCAACTAAGCCTGGTACGTCCAGCCATGGCTGCCGAGGGCGCAGCTGCCACAGACGGCAAAGGCAAGGTAGAAGTCAAACGCACCGTGTGCACACACTGCTCTGTGGGTTGCGCCATTGATGCCGTCGTCGAAAACGGCGTGTGGACACGCCATGAGCCCGTATTTGACTCGCCCATCAACTTGGGCGCTCATTGCGCCAAGGGCGCTGCCATTCGCGAGCACGGTCACGGCGACCATCGCTTGCGTTACCCCATGAAGCTGGTAAACGGCAAGTACACCCGTGTGTCATGGGATGAGGCTTTGACCGAGATCACCACGCGCATGAAAGACATTCAAACGACCAGTGGGCCAGACTCGCTGTTCATGATTGCGTCATCAAAGAGCAATAACGAGCAAGGCTATTTGCTGCGCAAGTTCATGGCGTTCATGGGCACCAACAACTGTGACCACCAAGCGCGTATCTGTCACTCCACCACCGTGGCCGGTGTAGCCAACACATGGGGCTACGGCGCCATGACCAACAGCTACAACGACATGCGCAACTCCAAGGCTGCGCTGTACATTGGCTCAAACGCTGCAGAAGCACACCCCGTTTCAATGCTGCACTTGCTGGCAGCAAAAGAGGCTGGCTGCAAGGTGATTGTGGTTGACCCGCGTTACACACGAACAGCCGCCAAGTCCGACCAGTATGTACGCTTGCGATCAGGCACTGACGTGGCATTTTTGTTTGGTCTGTGCTACCACATCTTCAAGAACGGCTGGCAAGACCAGAAGTACATTGATGACCGCGTATGGGGCATGAACGCTGTCAAAGACGAGATCATGTCCAAGTGGACACCCGAGAACGTCGAAGAAGTAACAGGCGTGCCTGAGGCTGAAATGTACCAAGCCGCACACACCCTGGCGCACAACAAGCCAGGCACTATCGTGTGGTGTATGGGCCAAACCCAGCACACCATTGGTAACAACATGACACGCGCGTCATGCATTTTGCAATTGGCGCTGGGCAACGTAGGTGTGGAAGGCGGCGGCGCCAACATTTTCCGTGGCCACGACAACGTGCAAGGCGTTACCGACCTGGGCCCCAACCCAGACTCACTGCCAGGTTACTACGGCCTGGCCGAAGGCTCCTGGAAGCATTTCTGCCGCGTGTGGGATGTCAACTTTGACGAAATGCAAGCACGTTTTGCCAAAGACATGATGGGCGCAAAAGGCACCACCGTGTCACGCTGGGTAGATGCCGTACTTGAGAACAAAGACAATATTGCACAGGCCAACCCTGTCAAAGGCTTGTTCTTCTGGGGTCATGCACCCAACTCGCAAACACGTGGCCTGGACATGAAGCGCGCCATGGATGCATTGGACTTACTGGTGGTGGTTGACCCTTACCCAACAGCCACTGCTGCCATGGCCGCCATGCAAACGGAAGGCAAGGTCAACCCCAACCGCGCCGTCTACTTGCTACCGGCATCCACTCAGTTTGAATGTTCAGGCTCAGTTACCGCATCTAACCGTTCGGTACAGTGGCGTGAAAAAGTGATCAACCCCTTGTTTGAATCACTGCCAGACCACGTGATCATGCAAGCGTTTGCCGACAAGCTGGGCTTTGGCGATGAGATGTCCAAGAACTTCAAGATGCTCAACACCGAGTTCGCCGGCAAGACATGGCGCGAACCACAAATTGAGTCCATCCTGAGCGAAATCAACAAAGGTTTGTGGACCATTGGCTACACAGGCCAAAGCCCAGACCGCCTCAAAGCGCACATGCGCAACATGCATTTGTTTGACGTGAAAACCTTGCGCGCAACCGCAGGCGTTGACAAGGAAACAGGCTACGACATTTCTGGCGACTACTTTGGCTTGCCATGGCCTTGCTGGGGCAACCCGGACATGAAGCACCCAGGCTCGCCCAACTTGTACCAGCCATCACGTCACGTGATGGACGGCGGCAGCCCATTCCGTGCACGCTTTGGCGTAGAGAAAGATGGCGAAAGTTTGCTGGCAGCCGACGGCTCCAGCACGCCAGGCGCTGATATCCAAATGGGTTACCCAGAGTTTGACCACAGCATTCTGAAGAAGCTGGGTTGGTGGGATGAGTTGACACCAGAAGAAAAAGCCGCAGCAGAGGGCAAGAACTGGAAGACAGACTTGTCTGGCGGCATGGTGCGCGTCATCATGAAAAACCATGGTTGCCACCCATATGGCAATGCGCGCGCGCGCACCATTGTGTGGAACTTCCCTGACCCCATACCAGTGCACCGTGAGCCGCTGTACGGCAACCGTCCGGACTTGATAGCCAAGTACCCAACCTACCAGGACTTTAAGACGCACTGGCGTTTGCCAACCTTGTACAAGTCGATACAAGACAAAAACGTTGCAGACAACGTGGCCGAAAACTTCCCACTGGTCATGACCTCTGGGCGCTTGGTTGAGTACGAAGGCGGCGGTGAAGAGACACGCTCCAACAAGTGGCTGGCCGAATTGCAACAAGTCAACTTTGTTGAAATTCACCCCTCCGCTGCTGCATCGCGTGGTTTGCGCGAGGGCGAGGACGTATGGCTGTCAACACCAACCGGTGCACGCATCAAGCTGCAGGCCATGCTGACCAACCGCGTACCCAAAGACACCGTGTTTGTGCCCTTCCACTTCTCAGGATGGTGGCAAGGCAAAGACATTGTTGATTCCTACCCAGAAGGCACTGCACCTATCGTGCGTGGTGAAGCGGTGAACACCGCCACCACCTATGGTTACGACTCCGTCACCATGATGCAAGAAACAAAAACCACGGTCTGCCAAGTCGCACGAGCGTAA
- a CDS encoding formate dehydrogenase, which translates to MKTSASRRTFFGAMGAAASLAALAVAKKPVAAPAAAPALGKTAAPTGYQLSEHVKRYYRSTVA; encoded by the coding sequence ATGAAAACGTCCGCTTCTCGCCGTACTTTTTTTGGCGCCATGGGCGCTGCCGCATCACTGGCCGCCTTGGCAGTTGCCAAAAAACCAGTAGCAGCACCGGCTGCTGCGCCTGCGCTGGGCAAGACCGCAGCCCCCACTGGCTACCAGCTCTCAGAACACGTCAAGCGCTACTACCGCTCGACCGTAGCTTAA